A region of Pseudomonas sp. Marseille-Q3773 DNA encodes the following proteins:
- a CDS encoding DUF6543 domain-containing protein, which translates to MTSTTPFHLRQLERTLPHWPRQLASHHVSALLASQRMDYLQDNGQPFDWYATATDEQRQALQGAIEQRDRSRDALFELLKPLKGISEFCKPLLQAHLGIAEPVDEAVYFFQPFKRRPSVHGEPEAGLGTTPEADRFEYDPNGTPRKVTLLEAALHNFTGSHEAGPYSLLHVSRSNPTRLVGWTPASFIEACRSLDLGKQYQAHLASIYDSPAQATLAQRSIQASRDELQVQAWIAVLRGKLSPAGLKALQNVCGGKAPPQQKCWRLSLYQTPLHEVLVIGRDDPGKVTPRIVYIPGAHDFPLVEYPSASVAARTLAVRLQDERLLQHVIRHAPQSLQPALAKRLRQDLFDSVVAPNTPALLPKPSPRVSYQTSELPADLWAYWYRTHVARLKADAATLAVPTAQVDANARLELLEHWLSIGLDLANVAALFVPGLNTLMLAVGGAQLMNSVFHGIEAWEADDKAEAAAQLESVLLNLAVIGATGAGASLLRHSRFVDSLVSVEHAGGERLWQPGFDRYASREILPDTVLANEQGQYIHQQRHFIRLDGGLYEQATDTSGQWRIIHPDNPEAFRPSVRHVGEGAWRAMAEHPLDWQQHQLLRRIGPITDNLSDSDLATALRCTNTDEQVLRQTHVSEAQAPTLLTDALERLAIDQQATELITRVRHGLSVAFHPQHALRALLELPGWPADHVLKVFDGPEPWGQAVIHGDTTVPSPVVIEVTRNDLELGKLSQTVLDQLPEPAAEALVPNTHTASRARALDALLADHLAARRDALFDALQRSRLQPLDSAAQALQQQFGSLPNRVLNAIVAQASTLERTRLLSNRVPLRIAEEARVHQAHLRLDRALLGLYRPTLANADSQRLAAALLAEQPGASAAELMEMALADRQQAARLLGQQPIRPGYRSPLRLADGRLGYPLSGRGSWRDWVRLGGTSIEERRLQELYPALSTPQRRALLAQLRQRGNVAEQLRHIQRERAALDQSLSSWRDEAEGETWHNRRAFGRALRRAARQDDGNALILRHMTLASLPELPARFDHIQTLEIHSLGLHTIPAGFFESFPQLERLRLVGNPELQSDTLFNALRNTPQLQTLEVADSPLLNLDVTARSALARMRRLRALRLRHSQLSLTDADLQMLTVLPLEELDLSGNQIMLTPALAERFGELRHLRDLDLSLNPLGIPPRLSTLLRLRNLTLNNCDLSAWPDDLTALMSRPDYALRSLELSNNDIQQLPEVELILQTPYASNLLTRHNLRWEFHFNNLVPEAAGPLRTAGVGIVEADHFLPETEAVDWRASGNQAQQQIWDSLFEDGANRDLLEVVERVGRSAQARNNQYSLAREVWQLLEAASQDEALREHLNEVAGDFPATCGDAGADGFSTLLVEQLAYRESSQAKVKGAYLFQYYRRLFRREQVNQLAARIHAARLARQSALLAREQAFAQGGADLPRLPDADPLDDITLDELRDGGLDDIEIRLALRQSLAEPLDFPEPSQDMLYRESAHVSDRVVDNVEQAVEALDHQPATRQAWIAAQPSWRRFLRQRYGQRFAALDERWYRGIEYLEYCLDPENEAVTTLDAPVREVLNEVLPDAVPGATGVLPRLELDSQRYNDALSRLGSSRQAEEDALYLRLTAQQDPNPRN; encoded by the coding sequence ATGACATCCACGACGCCGTTCCACCTGCGTCAGCTTGAGCGCACCTTGCCGCACTGGCCACGGCAGCTTGCCAGCCATCACGTCAGCGCCCTGCTTGCCAGCCAGCGCATGGACTACTTACAGGACAACGGCCAGCCCTTCGACTGGTATGCAACGGCAACCGATGAACAACGCCAGGCACTGCAAGGCGCTATCGAGCAACGCGACCGCAGCCGCGATGCCCTGTTCGAATTGCTCAAGCCGCTAAAGGGTATCAGCGAGTTTTGCAAGCCACTGCTACAGGCGCACCTGGGCATTGCCGAGCCGGTGGATGAGGCGGTCTATTTCTTCCAGCCATTCAAGCGCAGGCCATCGGTGCATGGCGAGCCGGAGGCCGGGTTGGGCACCACCCCAGAGGCGGATCGCTTCGAATACGACCCCAATGGCACGCCGCGCAAGGTCACATTACTGGAGGCTGCCCTGCACAATTTCACCGGCAGCCATGAAGCGGGCCCATATAGCCTGCTGCACGTCAGCCGAAGCAACCCGACGCGGCTCGTCGGCTGGACTCCCGCCAGCTTTATCGAGGCATGCCGCAGCCTGGACCTGGGCAAACAGTACCAGGCCCACCTGGCCTCGATCTATGACAGCCCAGCGCAGGCGACGCTCGCGCAGCGTTCCATCCAGGCCAGCCGCGACGAGCTGCAGGTACAGGCTTGGATCGCCGTGCTGCGTGGAAAACTCAGCCCGGCAGGCTTGAAAGCACTTCAAAATGTGTGTGGGGGCAAGGCTCCGCCACAGCAGAAATGCTGGCGGCTGAGCCTGTACCAGACGCCCTTGCACGAAGTACTGGTGATCGGGCGGGACGATCCCGGCAAGGTGACGCCCCGTATCGTCTACATTCCCGGTGCGCATGATTTCCCGCTGGTCGAGTACCCGTCGGCCAGCGTTGCCGCCAGAACGCTGGCGGTTCGCCTGCAGGACGAGCGGCTGCTGCAACACGTTATCCGTCATGCCCCGCAATCGCTGCAACCAGCACTGGCCAAACGCTTGCGACAGGACCTGTTCGATAGCGTGGTCGCGCCAAACACCCCGGCCCTCCTGCCCAAACCGTCGCCCCGCGTGTCGTATCAGACCAGCGAACTGCCTGCCGACCTGTGGGCCTACTGGTATCGGACCCATGTCGCCAGGCTCAAGGCCGATGCCGCCACCCTGGCCGTACCCACCGCCCAGGTGGACGCAAACGCCAGGCTGGAGCTACTGGAGCACTGGCTGTCGATCGGGCTGGACCTGGCCAACGTGGCAGCCCTGTTCGTGCCTGGCCTCAATACCCTCATGCTGGCCGTAGGTGGCGCACAGCTGATGAACAGCGTGTTCCATGGTATCGAGGCCTGGGAGGCCGATGACAAGGCAGAAGCCGCCGCGCAACTGGAATCGGTGCTGCTCAACCTGGCCGTGATTGGCGCAACCGGCGCCGGCGCCAGCCTGCTCAGGCATTCGCGCTTTGTCGACTCGCTGGTGAGTGTCGAACATGCTGGCGGCGAACGCCTATGGCAACCCGGCTTTGATCGCTATGCCAGTCGCGAAATACTGCCCGATACGGTTTTGGCCAACGAGCAAGGGCAGTACATTCATCAACAACGACATTTCATCCGGCTCGATGGTGGGTTGTATGAGCAGGCCACGGACACTTCCGGACAATGGCGCATCATTCACCCTGACAACCCAGAGGCGTTCCGCCCTTCCGTCCGCCATGTGGGCGAAGGCGCCTGGCGCGCCATGGCAGAACACCCGCTGGACTGGCAGCAACACCAGTTGCTCAGGCGCATCGGCCCGATAACGGACAACCTCAGCGATAGCGACCTGGCCACAGCGCTACGCTGCACCAACACCGATGAGCAGGTGTTGCGCCAGACGCATGTCAGCGAAGCACAAGCACCGACGCTGCTGACCGATGCGCTCGAGCGCCTGGCCATCGATCAACAAGCCACTGAACTGATCACCCGGGTCCGCCATGGCCTATCAGTGGCGTTCCACCCGCAGCATGCTTTACGGGCCTTGCTCGAACTTCCCGGCTGGCCGGCCGACCATGTATTGAAAGTGTTCGACGGGCCAGAGCCGTGGGGCCAGGCTGTTATCCATGGCGACACCACGGTGCCTTCACCGGTGGTGATCGAGGTGACCCGTAACGACCTGGAACTCGGCAAGCTCAGCCAGACCGTACTGGACCAATTGCCGGAGCCGGCAGCAGAGGCATTGGTGCCCAACACCCACACTGCATCACGCGCCCGGGCACTGGACGCTTTGCTGGCAGACCATCTGGCCGCGCGCCGCGATGCACTGTTCGATGCTCTCCAGCGCAGCAGGCTGCAGCCCCTGGATAGCGCTGCGCAAGCGTTGCAACAACAATTCGGCAGCCTTCCCAACCGGGTACTCAATGCAATCGTCGCGCAGGCGAGTACGCTGGAGAGAACGCGCCTGCTCAGCAACCGCGTCCCCCTGCGCATCGCCGAAGAAGCCCGTGTGCACCAGGCCCACTTGCGCCTGGACCGCGCTCTGCTCGGCCTGTACCGCCCGACCCTGGCCAATGCCGACAGCCAACGGCTGGCGGCGGCCTTGCTGGCCGAACAACCCGGTGCCAGCGCTGCCGAGCTCATGGAAATGGCACTTGCCGACCGGCAGCAGGCCGCGCGGCTGCTTGGCCAGCAGCCGATCCGGCCCGGCTACCGCTCGCCTTTGCGTCTTGCCGACGGACGCCTTGGCTACCCCTTGAGTGGCCGAGGCAGCTGGCGCGACTGGGTCAGGTTGGGTGGCACCTCTATTGAAGAGCGCAGGCTGCAAGAGCTTTACCCCGCGCTTTCCACGCCACAACGTCGTGCCCTGCTCGCCCAGTTGCGCCAACGCGGAAACGTCGCGGAGCAATTGAGACATATTCAGCGCGAACGGGCAGCGCTGGACCAGAGCCTGAGCTCCTGGCGCGATGAGGCCGAAGGCGAAACCTGGCACAACCGCCGTGCCTTTGGCCGCGCGCTGCGCCGCGCTGCCAGGCAAGATGACGGTAACGCCTTGATCTTGCGGCATATGACACTGGCCAGCCTGCCCGAGCTACCAGCACGTTTCGACCACATCCAGACGCTGGAAATCCACAGCCTGGGTCTGCACACCATACCTGCAGGATTCTTCGAGTCCTTCCCACAGTTGGAACGGCTTCGTCTTGTTGGTAATCCCGAGCTGCAATCCGACACGCTGTTCAACGCTTTACGCAATACACCCCAGCTACAGACCCTGGAAGTCGCCGACAGCCCATTGCTCAACCTGGACGTGACTGCCAGAAGCGCACTGGCCCGGATGCGCCGCCTGCGTGCGCTGAGGCTCAGGCACAGCCAGTTGTCGCTCACCGACGCAGACTTGCAAATGCTCACAGTGCTGCCCCTGGAAGAACTGGACCTGAGTGGAAACCAGATCATGCTTACCCCGGCGCTGGCAGAACGCTTCGGCGAATTGCGCCATCTACGTGACCTGGACCTGTCCCTCAACCCGCTGGGTATTCCGCCACGGCTGAGCACCTTGCTGCGCTTGCGAAACCTGACACTCAACAACTGTGACCTCAGCGCCTGGCCGGACGACCTGACGGCACTGATGAGCAGGCCCGACTACGCGCTGCGCAGCCTGGAACTCAGCAATAACGACATCCAGCAGCTGCCCGAGGTCGAGCTGATATTGCAGACCCCTTATGCAAGCAATCTGCTGACCCGGCATAACCTGCGCTGGGAGTTCCATTTCAACAACCTGGTACCCGAGGCGGCTGGCCCGTTACGTACTGCCGGTGTGGGTATTGTGGAAGCCGACCACTTCCTGCCCGAAACCGAGGCAGTGGACTGGCGGGCCAGCGGCAACCAGGCACAGCAGCAGATTTGGGACAGCCTGTTCGAAGACGGCGCCAACCGCGACCTGCTCGAAGTGGTGGAGCGCGTCGGGCGCTCGGCGCAAGCGCGGAACAACCAGTACTCGCTGGCGCGGGAAGTGTGGCAACTGCTGGAAGCGGCCAGCCAGGACGAGGCACTGCGCGAACACCTGAACGAAGTAGCCGGTGACTTCCCGGCCACCTGCGGCGATGCCGGAGCCGATGGCTTCAGCACCTTGCTGGTCGAGCAGTTGGCCTATCGCGAAAGTAGCCAGGCAAAGGTCAAAGGCGCCTATCTGTTCCAGTACTACCGACGCCTGTTCCGTCGCGAGCAGGTCAACCAACTGGCCGCACGCATCCACGCTGCACGTCTGGCACGGCAAAGCGCGTTGCTAGCCCGGGAGCAGGCGTTTGCGCAGGGCGGAGCGGACCTGCCCAGGCTACCCGACGCCGACCCGTTGGATGACATAACCCTCGATGAGCTGCGCGATGGCGGGCTCGACGATATCGAAATCCGACTGGCATTGCGCCAGTCGCTCGCGGAGCCACTCGACTTTCCCGAACCCAGCCAGGACATGCTCTATCGCGAAAGTGCTCACGTCTCCGACCGCGTCGTCGACAACGTCGAACAGGCAGTCGAGGCACTTGACCACCAACCCGCCACGCGTCAGGCCTGGATCGCCGCCCAACCAAGCTGGCGGCGCTTCCTCAGGCAGCGTTACGGCCAGCGCTTCGCAGCACTGGATGAACGCTGGTACCGCGGTATCGAGTACCTGGAATATTGCCTTGACCCGGAGAACGAGGCGGTCACAACCCTGGACGCACCGGTACGCGAAGTGTTGAACGAAGTGCTGCCCGACGCGGTGCCAGGTGCCACAGGCGTACTCCCCCGTCTCGAGCTCGACAGCCAGCGGTACAACGACGCGCTTTCACGCCTGGGCAGCAGCCGCCAGGCAGAGGAAGACGCCCTGTACCTGCGGCTGACTGCCCAGCAAGACCCCAACCCGAGGAACTGA
- a CDS encoding UvrD-helicase domain-containing protein — protein sequence MAHEQTQAPADLTPPAQLPWFRRLAARLLGHGLTGLGAQHRDSWFLGHVSGQRSGHAEGMREGMREGFERGRVEGYEAGRQVLVIRDTRPDVAAVPGQDDNLFDDWRLPLTAELKKRFKVDVAQRLPASAQPSAAQWKLIFSDTPSTCVVAGAGAGKSTSLVLRILLLRHYLGYELDAMTVVTFTRESRKDFIKRLLQVFALWQVDLQAAQARELVRTFHSRILPLVRSLPGFAQVRAFETLGNEMPAGREADAESNPFDLRLNDAQRQQLNQCYSNLLGSSPRFAELVGLLRSEALQLKPLDPSNPEVQKRAQVTQLAAQRDEELCDVIEDLWFAAGAWPIKGVEPCRETVAIRGSQFHVHGRLAGHGPLVVLGFDPAESAQYQRPGAKLAVRAEWAVKRTLLQAFCDRPLIWLDNYAMARRLAASLAGDAVAGPGFEYKVKGELAPAPLLDAFVGAANFIENLGLEVNPAVAAMSFPPGDSDALFFEALALYWKALEAHLLDQSPPVMSYNRMFALFGENNPENLRLLPDALLRPLAHLMIDEFQDVSPQIVSWLRASLAEIRRRGPAMYNGRNARHSSLLCVGDDWQSIYGWRGSSPKYFMEFTKAFPSPANTRVMLVDNYRCQQQVIDAAEHLVKGTPAIAGKKARASGPAAELPGSPVKVFDRDEAALGETLIEHYQRGETVMMLYRKGSDRALMNEHLHSVLQADAALPAEQRRLRQLTYHSAKGLQADAVFMLGDCQYLTSSPYKNQVYRQAGLGKPGDAQPFDTAQKEEVQRLAYVAVTRAVQHCYWHVEAANGEAATAPRASSQVDGRQAFFEDLRGQ from the coding sequence GTGGCCCACGAGCAGACCCAGGCCCCAGCCGACCTTACCCCACCTGCCCAGTTACCCTGGTTTCGCCGCCTGGCGGCGCGCCTGCTGGGCCACGGCCTGACCGGCCTGGGTGCCCAGCACCGCGACTCATGGTTCCTCGGCCATGTCAGCGGCCAGCGTAGCGGCCACGCCGAGGGCATGCGTGAGGGCATGCGTGAGGGCTTCGAGCGCGGCCGGGTGGAGGGCTATGAGGCCGGGCGCCAGGTGCTGGTCATCCGCGATACCCGCCCCGACGTTGCCGCCGTGCCGGGTCAGGACGACAACCTGTTCGATGACTGGCGCCTGCCGTTGACTGCCGAGCTGAAAAAACGCTTCAAGGTGGATGTCGCCCAGCGCCTGCCCGCGTCGGCCCAGCCCAGTGCCGCGCAGTGGAAGCTGATTTTCAGCGACACGCCCTCCACCTGTGTGGTCGCCGGGGCCGGGGCGGGCAAGTCGACCTCGCTGGTCCTGCGCATCCTGTTGTTGCGCCATTACCTGGGCTACGAGCTGGATGCGATGACCGTGGTCACCTTCACCCGCGAGTCGCGCAAGGACTTCATCAAGCGCCTGCTGCAGGTTTTCGCCCTGTGGCAGGTCGACCTGCAGGCGGCGCAAGCGCGCGAGCTGGTGCGCACCTTCCATTCACGCATCCTGCCGCTGGTACGCAGCCTGCCGGGCTTTGCCCAGGTGCGTGCGTTCGAAACGCTGGGCAACGAGATGCCCGCCGGGCGCGAAGCCGATGCCGAGAGCAACCCGTTCGACCTGCGCCTGAACGACGCCCAGCGCCAGCAACTGAACCAGTGCTACAGCAACTTGCTGGGTAGCAGCCCGCGTTTCGCCGAACTGGTCGGCCTGCTGCGCAGCGAAGCCCTGCAACTGAAGCCGCTGGACCCCAGCAACCCCGAAGTGCAGAAGCGCGCGCAGGTGACTCAGCTGGCCGCCCAGCGTGACGAAGAACTGTGTGACGTGATCGAGGACCTGTGGTTCGCCGCCGGCGCCTGGCCAATCAAGGGAGTCGAGCCCTGTCGCGAGACGGTTGCGATCCGTGGCAGCCAGTTCCATGTGCATGGCCGTCTGGCTGGCCACGGGCCGCTGGTGGTGCTGGGCTTCGACCCGGCAGAAAGCGCCCAGTACCAGCGCCCCGGCGCCAAGCTGGCGGTGCGCGCCGAGTGGGCGGTCAAACGTACCCTGTTGCAGGCTTTCTGCGACCGGCCACTGATCTGGCTCGACAACTATGCCATGGCTCGGCGCCTGGCCGCTTCGCTGGCCGGCGATGCGGTGGCCGGCCCCGGCTTCGAATACAAGGTCAAGGGCGAGCTGGCCCCCGCGCCGCTGCTGGATGCCTTCGTCGGCGCCGCCAACTTCATCGAGAACCTCGGTCTGGAGGTCAACCCTGCCGTGGCGGCGATGAGCTTCCCGCCCGGCGACAGCGACGCGTTGTTCTTCGAGGCCCTGGCCCTGTACTGGAAGGCCCTGGAGGCGCACCTGCTGGACCAGTCGCCACCGGTCATGAGCTACAACCGGATGTTCGCCCTGTTCGGCGAGAACAACCCGGAAAACCTGCGGCTGCTGCCCGACGCCTTGCTGCGGCCGCTGGCGCACCTGATGATCGACGAGTTCCAGGACGTATCACCGCAGATCGTCAGCTGGCTGCGCGCCAGCCTCGCCGAGATTCGCCGGCGCGGCCCGGCCATGTACAACGGGCGTAATGCCCGGCATTCATCGCTGTTGTGCGTGGGTGACGACTGGCAGTCGATCTACGGTTGGCGCGGCAGTTCGCCCAAGTACTTCATGGAGTTCACCAAGGCCTTCCCGTCACCGGCCAACACGCGGGTGATGCTGGTCGACAACTACCGTTGCCAGCAGCAGGTGATCGATGCGGCCGAGCACCTGGTCAAGGGCACCCCGGCGATTGCCGGGAAGAAAGCCAGGGCCAGTGGCCCGGCGGCGGAACTGCCCGGCTCGCCGGTCAAGGTGTTCGACCGTGACGAGGCCGCTTTGGGGGAAACGTTGATCGAGCACTACCAGCGTGGCGAGACGGTCATGATGCTGTACCGCAAGGGCAGCGACAGGGCGCTGATGAACGAGCACCTGCACAGCGTGCTGCAAGCCGATGCAGCGCTGCCGGCCGAGCAGCGCCGGCTGCGCCAGCTGACCTACCACAGTGCCAAGGGCTTGCAGGCCGACGCCGTGTTCATGCTGGGCGACTGCCAGTACCTGACCAGTTCGCCGTACAAGAACCAGGTGTATCGCCAGGCTGGGCTGGGCAAGCCCGGTGATGCGCAACCGTTCGACACGGCGCAGAAGGAAGAGGTACAGCGCCTGGCCTACGTGGCGGTGACCCGTGCGGTACAGCACTGTTACTGGCATGTCGAAGCTGCCAACGGTGAAGCCGCGACCGCCCCGCGCGCCTCGAGCCAGGTGGATGGTCGGCAGGCCTTCTTCGAAGACCTGCGCGGGCAGTGA
- a CDS encoding pirin family protein, with product MLQLRPFESLGHANHGWLDAHHHFSFAEYYDPARMHWGNLRVWNDDLIAAGSGFPPHPHRDMEIITYVREGAISHQDSLGNKGRTEAGDVQVMSAGTGIVHSEYNLEEVDTRIFQIWIVPERTGEAPQWGTRPFPKGERGEGFVTLASGRAGDEDSLQIRTDARLVAATLRAGETAEYRFDAARRGYLVPAKGLVEVNGLRAKARDGVAIEQEEVLRVTAIEDSEIVLVDVA from the coding sequence ATGCTGCAACTTCGACCCTTCGAAAGCCTCGGCCACGCCAACCACGGCTGGCTCGATGCCCACCACCACTTCTCGTTTGCCGAGTACTACGACCCGGCGCGCATGCACTGGGGCAACCTGCGGGTCTGGAACGACGACCTGATCGCTGCCGGCAGCGGCTTCCCACCGCACCCACACCGCGACATGGAAATCATCACCTATGTGCGTGAAGGCGCGATCAGCCACCAGGACAGCCTGGGTAACAAGGGCCGTACCGAGGCCGGTGACGTCCAGGTGATGAGCGCCGGTACCGGCATCGTGCACAGCGAATACAACCTGGAAGAGGTTGATACGCGCATCTTCCAGATCTGGATCGTACCGGAGCGCACCGGTGAAGCACCGCAGTGGGGCACCCGGCCGTTCCCCAAAGGTGAACGCGGCGAAGGCTTCGTGACCCTGGCCAGTGGCCGCGCGGGTGACGAGGACAGCCTGCAAATCCGTACCGATGCCCGCCTGGTGGCCGCCACCCTGCGTGCGGGTGAAACCGCCGAGTACCGCTTCGATGCCGCACGCCGGGGCTACCTGGTGCCGGCCAAGGGGCTGGTGGAGGTCAACGGACTGCGGGCCAAGGCGCGCGATGGCGTGGCGATCGAGCAGGAGGAAGTGCTGCGGGTGACCGCCATCGAGGACAGCGAGATCGTGCTGGTGGATGTGGCCTGA
- a CDS encoding isochorismatase family cysteine hydrolase: MRQVLLIVDVQSTFSPPEWLVDGLRRLSANIPTIASVEPHDEQVTPFERQLGWHPAADDESLVEADQVFVKHGYGQSAEAIAYIRELGVERVLVCGLQTETCVLAAGFALFDAGLMPTLVTDMTVGSSLDRSGKLGIELWQHHFRQVTTSAEVLAELAAHGQ; encoded by the coding sequence ATGCGCCAGGTTTTGCTCATCGTCGATGTCCAGTCCACCTTCAGTCCGCCCGAGTGGCTGGTCGATGGCCTGCGCCGGTTATCGGCGAACATACCCACCATTGCCTCGGTCGAACCGCACGACGAACAGGTCACCCCGTTCGAGCGCCAACTCGGCTGGCATCCGGCGGCCGACGACGAAAGCCTGGTCGAGGCCGACCAGGTATTCGTCAAACATGGTTACGGGCAGAGCGCCGAGGCTATCGCGTACATCCGCGAGCTGGGCGTGGAGCGCGTGCTGGTGTGTGGGCTGCAGACCGAGACCTGTGTGCTGGCCGCCGGTTTCGCCCTGTTCGATGCGGGGTTGATGCCCACCCTGGTCACTGACATGACCGTCGGCTCATCGCTGGATCGGTCGGGCAAGCTGGGCATCGAGCTGTGGCAGCATCACTTCCGCCAGGTCACGACTTCCGCCGAGGTACTTGCGGAGCTGGCTGCGCACGGCCAGTAA
- a CDS encoding LysR family transcriptional regulator: protein MNPVSELAFFSQLVRVGSLAGTARELNLTPPAVSKRLAQLEQRLGVRLLNRTTRSISLTAEGETYLLNARRILGEIEEMERQVSSSRAEPKGLLRVNAPLGFGRTHVGPAVSSFAKRYPEGEGQLHLSDRPIALPNDAIDVAIRFGDLPDSRLIARKIAANRRRLCATPGYLEEHGAPETPKDLTRHNCIVLRQNDAAFGIWRLSRGKQSESVKVHGSLSTNDGEVALNWALDGHGILMRAEWNLADHLRSGRLVEVLGDYQTPPADIYAVYLERLNLSAKVSCFVEHLRSFFRQGDNLATWR, encoded by the coding sequence ATGAATCCGGTATCGGAGCTGGCGTTCTTCAGCCAACTGGTCAGGGTGGGGAGCCTGGCCGGCACCGCACGTGAGCTGAACCTGACCCCGCCTGCAGTCTCCAAGCGCCTGGCCCAGCTAGAGCAGCGCCTGGGCGTGCGCCTGCTCAACCGCACCACGCGCAGCATCAGCCTGACCGCCGAAGGCGAAACCTACCTGCTCAACGCCAGGCGCATCTTGGGTGAGATCGAGGAAATGGAGCGGCAGGTGTCCAGCAGCCGTGCCGAGCCCAAGGGCTTGCTGCGGGTCAATGCGCCGCTGGGTTTCGGCCGCACCCACGTAGGGCCGGCGGTATCGTCGTTCGCCAAGCGCTACCCGGAGGGGGAGGGGCAACTGCATCTGAGCGACCGGCCGATTGCCTTGCCGAACGACGCCATCGATGTGGCCATCCGCTTCGGCGACCTACCCGACTCGCGGCTGATCGCTCGCAAGATTGCGGCCAACCGCCGCCGCTTGTGCGCCACGCCGGGTTACCTTGAGGAGCATGGTGCCCCCGAAACGCCAAAAGACCTGACGCGCCACAACTGCATCGTGTTGCGCCAGAACGATGCCGCGTTCGGTATCTGGCGGCTGAGCCGCGGCAAGCAGAGCGAGTCGGTAAAGGTGCATGGAAGCCTGAGCACCAACGATGGCGAGGTTGCATTGAACTGGGCGCTGGACGGGCACGGCATCCTGATGCGTGCCGAATGGAACCTGGCTGACCATCTGCGCAGCGGGCGTCTGGTTGAGGTACTTGGCGATTACCAGACGCCGCCTGCGGATATCTATGCGGTGTATCTGGAGCGCTTGAACCTGTCGGCAAAGGTGTCTTGCTTTGTCGAGCACCTGAGGTCGTTCTTTCGTCAGGGTGACAACCTGGCGACATGGCGGTGA
- a CDS encoding dicarboxylate/amino acid:cation symporter gives MAKRLFGKLYVQVLIGVTLGVLIGVFWPQVGADLKPVGDAFIKLIKMVFAPIIFATVVLGIAKMENMKELGRVGVRALIYFEVLSTFALVLGLMVVNIVQPGQGMNVDPASLDARSISTYTAAAAGNSGGFIDFLLHVIPGSVTDAFAKNEILPILLFSTLFGIALSHLGPRSKPMVDVLEAFSHGMFFIVGMIMRVAPLAACGAMAFTVGKYGLGSIVSLGKLMATMYLTCFLFVVVVLGAIARLSGFNLWKFLKYLREELFTVLGTSSSESVVPQLMNKLEKVGVSRPVVGLVIPSGLTFNPDGQCIYYTMAAIFIAQATNTPLTLMDQLIVLGVLLLTSKGSAGVTGSGFITLAATLATMDNIPVAGMVLLLGVDRFMSEARAITNTIGNAVGTVAIANWVGALDKQHMAKVLNGQAPLEEPEPAPSRPALARMEAGTPTP, from the coding sequence ATGGCCAAGCGATTGTTCGGCAAGCTGTACGTGCAAGTACTGATCGGCGTGACCCTGGGGGTGCTGATCGGGGTGTTCTGGCCACAGGTGGGCGCTGACCTCAAGCCCGTCGGCGACGCCTTCATCAAACTGATCAAGATGGTCTTTGCCCCGATCATCTTCGCCACGGTGGTGCTCGGCATCGCCAAGATGGAAAACATGAAGGAGCTTGGCCGCGTCGGCGTGCGTGCACTGATCTACTTTGAGGTGCTGTCCACCTTCGCCCTGGTGCTGGGGCTGATGGTGGTCAATATCGTTCAACCCGGCCAGGGCATGAACGTCGACCCTGCCAGCCTTGATGCCAGGAGCATTTCCACCTACACCGCCGCGGCGGCCGGCAACAGCGGCGGTTTCATCGACTTCCTGCTGCATGTGATCCCCGGCAGTGTGACCGACGCCTTCGCCAAGAACGAGATCCTGCCGATCCTGCTGTTCAGTACCCTGTTCGGCATCGCCCTCTCGCACCTCGGCCCACGCAGCAAGCCGATGGTCGATGTGCTGGAAGCGTTCTCCCACGGCATGTTCTTCATCGTCGGCATGATCATGCGCGTGGCACCGCTGGCCGCCTGTGGCGCCATGGCTTTCACTGTCGGCAAGTACGGCCTGGGCTCGATCGTCTCGCTGGGCAAGCTAATGGCGACCATGTACCTGACCTGCTTTCTGTTCGTGGTGGTGGTGCTGGGCGCCATTGCCCGGCTGTCCGGCTTCAACCTGTGGAAATTCCTCAAGTACCTCAGGGAAGAACTGTTCACGGTCCTGGGGACCAGCTCGTCCGAGTCGGTGGTGCCGCAACTGATGAACAAGCTGGAAAAGGTTGGGGTATCCAGGCCGGTGGTCGGCCTGGTGATCCCCTCGGGCCTGACCTTCAACCCGGATGGCCAGTGCATCTACTACACCATGGCCGCCATCTTCATCGCCCAGGCCACCAACACCCCGCTGACCCTGATGGACCAGCTGATCGTGCTCGGCGTGCTGCTGCTTACCTCGAAAGGCTCCGCAGGCGTGACCGGCTCGGGTTTCATCACCCTGGCCGCGACCCTGGCGACCATGGACAACATCCCGGTGGCCGGCATGGTCCTACTGCTGGGCGTGGACCGTTTCATGTCCGAAGCCCGCGCCATTACCAACACCATCGGCAATGCGGTCGGCACCGTAGCGATCGCCAACTGGGTAGGTGCGCTGGACAAGCAGCACATGGCCAAGGTGCTCAATGGCCAGGCACCACTGGAAGAGCCTGAGCCTGCGCCGTCGCGCCCTGCCCTTGCACGCATGGAGGCCGGCACACCCACACCCTGA